One window of the Chanodichthys erythropterus isolate Z2021 chromosome 2, ASM2448905v1, whole genome shotgun sequence genome contains the following:
- the LOC137032877 gene encoding zinc-binding protein A33-like isoform X3: MDSLSVEELSCPVCCDIFNVPVILSCSHSVCKECLQQFWRTKTTKECPVCRRASQHQPPINLALKNLCESFRKERNERRSSGSEEVCSLHSEKLKLFCLEDKQPVCVVCFTSQQHDNHKFRPISEAVSSYKEELNTALMSLKVKLKHKENIKEEFEKTLRHIKMFPVSMERVQSSQPDPQMVSGALIHVSCYLGNLPFRVWKKMQDTVQNTPVILDPNTAHPDLVLSDDLTSVRWSGNRQPPPDNPERFDLYSCVLGSEGFKSGTHCWDVEVKEGLRWSLGVTTASNQRKGREFFNTDVWSVRYGLSERFGCRVRQKLERVRVYLDYDRGTVSFSDPVTNTHLHTFTTIFTDTLFPFFRCFDPLRILPFNSQ, encoded by the exons ATGGATTCACTATCTGTTGAAGAACTTTCTTGTCCTGTGTGCTGCGACATCTTCAATGTTCCTGTTATTTTATCTTGTAGTCACAGTGTCTGTAAAGAGTGTCTTCAACAGTTCTGGAGAACCAAGACAACTAAGGAGTGTCCTGTCTGTAGGAGAGCCTCACAACATCAACCGCCAATTAATCTGGCATTAAAAAACTTGTGCGAGTCATTCCGGAAAGAGAGAAATGAGAGGCGTTCATCAGGGTCTGAGGAGGTCTGTAGTTTACACAGTGAGAAACTCAAACTCTTCTGTCTGGAGGACAAACAGCCTGTGTGTGTAGTGTGCTTTACTTCACAACAACACGACAATCATAAATTCAGGCCCATCAGTGAAGCAGTTTCATCATATAAG GAGGAGCTCAATACAGCACTGATGTCCTTAAAAGTGAAACTtaaacacaaagaaaacattAAAGAAGAGTTTGAGAAAACACTTCGACACATCAAG ATGTTTCCAGTCTCAATGGAAAG AGTCCAGAGCTCACAGCCCGATCCACAGATGGTTTCTGGAGCTTTGATTCATGTGTCATGTTACTTGGGAAACCTGCCGTTCAGAGTCTGGAAGAAGATGCAGGACACCGTCCAAAACA CTCCTGTGATTCTGGATCCAAACACAGCTCATCCAGATCTCGTCTTGTCTGATGATCTGACCAGTGTGAGATGGAGTGGTAACAGACAACCACCTCCTGATAATCCAGAGAGATTTGACCTCTATTCCTGTGTGCTGGGTTCAGAGGGTTTCAAATCAGGAACACACTGCTGGGATGTGGAGGTTAAAGAGGGTTTACGTTGGAGTCTTGGAGTAACTACAGCATCAAACCAAAGGAAGGGACGTGAATTCTTCAACACTGATGTCTGGAGTGTGCGGTACGGACTGTCTGAACGGTTTGGCTGTCGTGTTAGACAGAAGCTTGAGAGGGTGAGAGTGTATCTGGACTATGACAGAGGAACGGTGTCATTCTCTGATCCTGTAACTAACACACatctacacacattcacaaccATCTTCACTGACACACTCTTTCCATTCTTTCGTTGTTTTGACCCTCTGAGGATCTTACCATTCAATAGTCAGTAA
- the LOC137032877 gene encoding nuclear factor 7, brain-like isoform X2, with translation MDSLSVEELSCPVCCDIFNVPVILSCSHSVCKECLQQFWRTKTTKECPVCRRASQHQPPINLALKNLCESFRKERNERRSSGSEEVCSLHSEKLKLFCLEDKQPVCVVCFTSQQHDNHKFRPISEAVSSYKEELNTALMSLKVKLKHKENIKEEFEKTLRHIKSQAEHTEHEIKQQFEKLHQFLRDEEEATITALREEEEQKKQMMKEKLEEINKHISDLSHTIKDMGEMKKANDICFLKMFPVSMERVQSSQPDPQMVSGALIHVSCYLGNLPFRVWKKMQDTVQNTPVILDPNTAHPDLVLSDDLTSVRWSGNRQPPPDNPERFDLYSCVLGSEGFKSGTHCWDVEVKEGLRWSLGVTTASNQRKGREFFNTDVWSVRYGLSERFGCRVRQKLERESEEGGPLPPKEDVGGSTSPNWPHIKRTACH, from the exons ATGGATTCACTATCTGTTGAAGAACTTTCTTGTCCTGTGTGCTGCGACATCTTCAATGTTCCTGTTATTTTATCTTGTAGTCACAGTGTCTGTAAAGAGTGTCTTCAACAGTTCTGGAGAACCAAGACAACTAAGGAGTGTCCTGTCTGTAGGAGAGCCTCACAACATCAACCGCCAATTAATCTGGCATTAAAAAACTTGTGCGAGTCATTCCGGAAAGAGAGAAATGAGAGGCGTTCATCAGGGTCTGAGGAGGTCTGTAGTTTACACAGTGAGAAACTCAAACTCTTCTGTCTGGAGGACAAACAGCCTGTGTGTGTAGTGTGCTTTACTTCACAACAACACGACAATCATAAATTCAGGCCCATCAGTGAAGCAGTTTCATCATATAAG GAGGAGCTCAATACAGCACTGATGTCCTTAAAAGTGAAACTtaaacacaaagaaaacattAAAGAAGAGTTTGAGAAAACACTTCGACACATCAAG TCTCAAGCTGAGCACACAGAGCATGAGATTAAACAGCAGTTTGAGAAGCTTCATCAGTTTCTCAGAGATGAAGAAGAAGCTACAATCACTGCATTGAGGGAGGAAGAGGAGCAGAAGAAGCAGATGATGAAAGAGAAGCTGGAGGAGATAAACAAACATATCTCAGACCTTTCACACACAATCAAAGACATGGGGGAGATGAAGAAAGCCAATGACATCTGCTTTCTGAAG ATGTTTCCAGTCTCAATGGAAAG AGTCCAGAGCTCACAGCCCGATCCACAGATGGTTTCTGGAGCTTTGATTCATGTGTCATGTTACTTGGGAAACCTGCCGTTCAGAGTCTGGAAGAAGATGCAGGACACCGTCCAAAACA CTCCTGTGATTCTGGATCCAAACACAGCTCATCCAGATCTCGTCTTGTCTGATGATCTGACCAGTGTGAGATGGAGTGGTAACAGACAACCACCTCCTGATAATCCAGAGAGATTTGACCTCTATTCCTGTGTGCTGGGTTCAGAGGGTTTCAAATCAGGAACACACTGCTGGGATGTGGAGGTTAAAGAGGGTTTACGTTGGAGTCTTGGAGTAACTACAGCATCAAACCAAAGGAAGGGACGTGAATTCTTCAACACTGATGTCTGGAGTGTGCGGTACGGACTGTCTGAACGGTTTGGCTGTCGTGTTAGACAGAAGCTTGAGAGG GAATCAGAGGAAGGTGGGCCACTTCCACCTAAGGAGGATGTGGGAGGAAGCACATCTCCAAATTGGCCACACATAAAACGGACAGCCTGCCATTAA
- the LOC137032877 gene encoding nuclear factor 7, brain-like isoform X1 — protein MDSLSVEELSCPVCCDIFNVPVILSCSHSVCKECLQQFWRTKTTKECPVCRRASQHQPPINLALKNLCESFRKERNERRSSGSEEVCSLHSEKLKLFCLEDKQPVCVVCFTSQQHDNHKFRPISEAVSSYKEELNTALMSLKVKLKHKENIKEEFEKTLRHIKSQAEHTEHEIKQQFEKLHQFLRDEEEATITALREEEEQKKQMMKEKLEEINKHISDLSHTIKDMGEMKKANDICFLKMFPVSMERVQSSQPDPQMVSGALIHVSCYLGNLPFRVWKKMQDTVQNTPVILDPNTAHPDLVLSDDLTSVRWSGNRQPPPDNPERFDLYSCVLGSEGFKSGTHCWDVEVKEGLRWSLGVTTASNQRKGREFFNTDVWSVRYGLSERFGCRVRQKLERVRVYLDYDRGTVSFSDPVTNTHLHTFTTIFTDTLFPFFRCFDPLRILPFNSQ, from the exons ATGGATTCACTATCTGTTGAAGAACTTTCTTGTCCTGTGTGCTGCGACATCTTCAATGTTCCTGTTATTTTATCTTGTAGTCACAGTGTCTGTAAAGAGTGTCTTCAACAGTTCTGGAGAACCAAGACAACTAAGGAGTGTCCTGTCTGTAGGAGAGCCTCACAACATCAACCGCCAATTAATCTGGCATTAAAAAACTTGTGCGAGTCATTCCGGAAAGAGAGAAATGAGAGGCGTTCATCAGGGTCTGAGGAGGTCTGTAGTTTACACAGTGAGAAACTCAAACTCTTCTGTCTGGAGGACAAACAGCCTGTGTGTGTAGTGTGCTTTACTTCACAACAACACGACAATCATAAATTCAGGCCCATCAGTGAAGCAGTTTCATCATATAAG GAGGAGCTCAATACAGCACTGATGTCCTTAAAAGTGAAACTtaaacacaaagaaaacattAAAGAAGAGTTTGAGAAAACACTTCGACACATCAAG TCTCAAGCTGAGCACACAGAGCATGAGATTAAACAGCAGTTTGAGAAGCTTCATCAGTTTCTCAGAGATGAAGAAGAAGCTACAATCACTGCATTGAGGGAGGAAGAGGAGCAGAAGAAGCAGATGATGAAAGAGAAGCTGGAGGAGATAAACAAACATATCTCAGACCTTTCACACACAATCAAAGACATGGGGGAGATGAAGAAAGCCAATGACATCTGCTTTCTGAAG ATGTTTCCAGTCTCAATGGAAAG AGTCCAGAGCTCACAGCCCGATCCACAGATGGTTTCTGGAGCTTTGATTCATGTGTCATGTTACTTGGGAAACCTGCCGTTCAGAGTCTGGAAGAAGATGCAGGACACCGTCCAAAACA CTCCTGTGATTCTGGATCCAAACACAGCTCATCCAGATCTCGTCTTGTCTGATGATCTGACCAGTGTGAGATGGAGTGGTAACAGACAACCACCTCCTGATAATCCAGAGAGATTTGACCTCTATTCCTGTGTGCTGGGTTCAGAGGGTTTCAAATCAGGAACACACTGCTGGGATGTGGAGGTTAAAGAGGGTTTACGTTGGAGTCTTGGAGTAACTACAGCATCAAACCAAAGGAAGGGACGTGAATTCTTCAACACTGATGTCTGGAGTGTGCGGTACGGACTGTCTGAACGGTTTGGCTGTCGTGTTAGACAGAAGCTTGAGAGGGTGAGAGTGTATCTGGACTATGACAGAGGAACGGTGTCATTCTCTGATCCTGTAACTAACACACatctacacacattcacaaccATCTTCACTGACACACTCTTTCCATTCTTTCGTTGTTTTGACCCTCTGAGGATCTTACCATTCAATAGTCAGTAA